DNA sequence from the Anaerobranca californiensis DSM 14826 genome:
TAAGGATTCATATAATAGCCAATAGCAACAATCCTAAAGATCAGTTTGTTAAATATTTAGTTAGGGACAGGATATTAAAGGAATACAACCAAAAACTTAAGGATCTAAAAGGAATAAAGGAAATAGAAAAGTTTATAGAAGCTAATTTAGGAGATATTGAAACTTTGGCGGGAGATGTATTGCTGGAAAATGGACTGGTTTATGGAGTACATGGTGAACTTGGTAAGTTCCACTTTCCTACAAGGTTATATTTAGATACCCTTTATCCTAAAGGACAGTATAAAGCACTAAAAATTGTCTTAGGAGAAGGTAAAGGGGATAACTGGTGGTGTGTTATGTTTCCACCCCTGTGCCTTGTAGGAGAAGTGGAGGGGAAAGAAGTATTAACTAATCCTATAGAGGAAATGGAGAATTTCCAAGTACAACATGAAATTTTTATCCTTAATTGGATTAAAAAGATAATAGAGTTTATTAAAAAAATATTTAATTAATAGGTATTCAAACACTTTGACAAAATTAAGAAAATCTAATATAATATACTCGAGTAAGCAACTCGGGTATTTTTTAACAATTAATCCCGAGTAATTTAGTAGAGATAGGGGGCTAAAAATGCGATTAACTACTAAAGGTGAATATGGAGTTAGAGCTTTAGCGGCATTGGCCCATCATTATAAACAAGGACCTTTAACACTAAAAGAGATAGCCCAAAGGGAACACTTGCCTGAGTTATATTTAGAGCAGATTTTTAGAGAACTAAAAAAAGCAGGGATAATTGAAAGTATCAGAGGGCCTAAAGGGGGGTATATTTTAGCGAAAGATCCTAAAGAACTTACGGTGGGAGATGCCATAAGGGTTTTAGAAGGCCCAATAGGACCGGTGGAATGCGTAATTGAAAATAGCTCAGTGGAAGGTTGCTGCACAAAGGAAGACAATTGCATTACAAAGTTTGTATGGGCTAAGTTAAGGGATTCTATGACAAAGGTTTTAGATGAAATAAAATTTGAAGACATTGTTAAAGATATAAAATAGAAAAATCCAAAAAGGAGGAATAAAAAATGAAAAGGGTCTACCTTGATCATGCCGCTACCACTCCGGTACATCCCCAAGTTTTAGAGAAAATGCTGCCATTTTTTAAGGAATTATATGGCAATCCTTCTAGTATCCATCAGTTTGGGAGAGAAGTGGCTATTGAAATAGATAAAGCTAGAGAAAAAGTGGCAAAGGGGATAAATGCACAGTTTCCTGAAGAGATTTTCTTTACCTCTGGGGGAACAGAAGCTGATAATTTAGCCATCTTTGGAGTGGCAAAGGCTTTAAAGGATAAAGGGAAACATATCATAACTTCTGTAATAGAACACCATGCAGTGTTAGATGCCTGTGAAAGTTTAGAAAAAGAAGGCTTTGAACTTACTAAAGTTCCTGTAGATTGTGATGGACTGATAGATTTAGAATTTTTAAAATCAGCGGTCCGGGATGATACAATTTTAATAACAATTATGCATGCTAATAATGAAGTGGGAACTATACAACCTATTAAAGAAGTTGTAAAAATTGCTAAAGAAAAAGGGGTTTACGTACATACAGATGCCGTTCAAACCTTTGGGAATATACCAGTAGATGTCCAAGAACTAGGAGTAGACTTATTGACAATATCAGCCCATAAAATATACGGGCCTAAAGGAGTAGGGGCTCTGTATGTAAGGAAAGGCACTAAAATCAAAGGAATAAGTTATGGTGGTGGACAAGAAAGAAAAATCCGTCCAGGGACTGAAAATGTACCGGGCATAATAGGTTTCGGAGAAGCTGCACAAATCTGTGTGGAAACTTTAGAAAAAACTAAAGAAATGGCGAGACTTAGAGATAAACTCATTGATGGTCTTTTAAAAATTGAAGATGTCAAACTCAATGGCCACCGTACTAATAGGTTACCTGGCAATGTCAATGTATCTATTGAATACATTGAAGGGGAAGCTCTTTTGCTTAGTTTAGATATGGAGGGTATAGCTGCATCTAGTGGTTCTGCCTGTACATCTGGATCATTAGATCCATCCCATGTTTTGTTAGCAATGGGCTTATCCCATCAGACTGCCCACGGTTCACTGAGATTAACGTTAGGTAAAGATACCACAGAAGAAGATATAGATTACTGTTTAGAAGTTATTCCTAGGATAGTGGACAGATTGAGGAAAATGTCACCACTTAAAAAGGGATTTTAATTGATAGAGAGGAGTGATTGTTGTGTATACAGAAAAAGTAATGGATCATTTTAGAAATCCGAGAAATGTTGGGGAAATAGAAAATGCCGATGGTGTTGGTGAAGTAGGTAATGCCAAATGTGGGGATATAATGAAAATATATCTAAAAGTTGAAAATGGAATTATTCAAGACATTAAATTCCAAACCTTTGGCTGTGGTGCTGCTATAGCAACTAGCAGTGCCGTTACTGAAATGGCTAAAGGGAAAACATTAGATGAAGCATTAAAACTTACCAATAAAATGGTAGCAGAAGAATTAGGAGGACTTCCTCCTGCCAAAATGCACTGTTCAAACTTAGCTGCCGATGCTTTAAAAAGGGCAATTGAAGATTATAAGAAAAAACACAATCTTTAAGAATCAAAGATTAAAATAAGGCTTGTCATAGGGCAGGCCTTATTTTTTTAGTTAATATTATAAGGAAATCTTATATTATCATAAAAGGATATTATTTGTTAATATAGAATATAATTAAGTGAAATAAATAACAAGGAGGCTGTTAAAGTTGAAAAAATATTCACATTTAATTTTTCTTATTGTAGGTGGACTTATTATTGGTTTTTTAGGATCTTATTTAGTAGAACTAGGAAATCCCAAAAATATGGGTGTTTGTGTAGCTTGTTTTGTTAGGGATATAAGTGGGGCCTTAGGTTTACACCGAGTAGCGGTGGTACAGTATATACGGCCTGAAGTTATTGGTTTCTTATTTGGTTCACTGTTTATATCTTTGTTTTTTAAAGAGTTTAGAATTAGAGGAGGCTCTTCACCCTTACTCCGCTTTATCTTAGGATTTTTCGTAATGATAGGAGCCCTTGTATTTTTAGGTTGTCCATTTAGAATGGTTTTAAGATTAGCAAATGGTGATTTGAATGCTTTAACGGCATTATTTGGTTTTACCTTTGGTATTTATTTAGGAGTACAGGCTTTAAAGACAGGCTTTTCTTTGGGTAAAGCACCAGAGCAAAATGTTTCTAATGGATTGATTATGCCTACTTTTATGATCATATTACTAATTTTTCTTTTAACAAAACCAGCCTTTATTTTCTTTAGTGCTGAAGGACCGGGATCCTTTGCTGCTCCTATTGCCATTTCACTAATAGCAGGGCTTTTGGTGGGAGCTATAGGACAAAGGACAAGGATTTGTATGGCCGGTGGTATTAGAGATGTTATTTTAATCAAAGATTTTTATATGCTTAAAGGTTATATTGCTGTTTTTATTGCAGCTTTGTTAACTAATTTAGCCCTTGGCTCATTTAATCTAGGTTTTGCAAATCAACCAATTGCCCATACTGATCACTTGTGGAACTTTTTAGGAATGGCATTAGTAGGTTTAGCCTCTGTATTATTGGGAGGATGTCCATTAAGACAAATTATTTTAGCAGGTGAGGGTAATATCGATTCGGCAATGACAGTTTTTGGTATGATGGCAGGAGCTGCTTTTGCCCATAATTTCAGTTTAGCGGCGACACCTCAAGGTGTTGGCACAAATGGTAAAGTAGCAGTAATTTTAGGATTTATCTTCATTGGAATACTAGTTTTAGCCCATTCAAAATCAATTTTTATAAGGAGGGTGCAAGATGCGAAAATTGGACGCTAGAGGTTTAGCTTGTCCTG
Encoded proteins:
- a CDS encoding stage II sporulation protein R, translating into MGKWKIVCFLSILSILTYFSGNVALKEEEILRIHIIANSNNPKDQFVKYLVRDRILKEYNQKLKDLKGIKEIEKFIEANLGDIETLAGDVLLENGLVYGVHGELGKFHFPTRLYLDTLYPKGQYKALKIVLGEGKGDNWWCVMFPPLCLVGEVEGKEVLTNPIEEMENFQVQHEIFILNWIKKIIEFIKKIFN
- a CDS encoding RrF2 family transcriptional regulator, with product MRLTTKGEYGVRALAALAHHYKQGPLTLKEIAQREHLPELYLEQIFRELKKAGIIESIRGPKGGYILAKDPKELTVGDAIRVLEGPIGPVECVIENSSVEGCCTKEDNCITKFVWAKLRDSMTKVLDEIKFEDIVKDIK
- the nifS gene encoding cysteine desulfurase NifS, which encodes MKRVYLDHAATTPVHPQVLEKMLPFFKELYGNPSSIHQFGREVAIEIDKAREKVAKGINAQFPEEIFFTSGGTEADNLAIFGVAKALKDKGKHIITSVIEHHAVLDACESLEKEGFELTKVPVDCDGLIDLEFLKSAVRDDTILITIMHANNEVGTIQPIKEVVKIAKEKGVYVHTDAVQTFGNIPVDVQELGVDLLTISAHKIYGPKGVGALYVRKGTKIKGISYGGGQERKIRPGTENVPGIIGFGEAAQICVETLEKTKEMARLRDKLIDGLLKIEDVKLNGHRTNRLPGNVNVSIEYIEGEALLLSLDMEGIAASSGSACTSGSLDPSHVLLAMGLSHQTAHGSLRLTLGKDTTEEDIDYCLEVIPRIVDRLRKMSPLKKGF
- the nifU gene encoding Fe-S cluster assembly scaffold protein NifU; protein product: MYTEKVMDHFRNPRNVGEIENADGVGEVGNAKCGDIMKIYLKVENGIIQDIKFQTFGCGAAIATSSAVTEMAKGKTLDEALKLTNKMVAEELGGLPPAKMHCSNLAADALKRAIEDYKKKHNL
- the yedE gene encoding YedE family putative selenium transporter produces the protein MKKYSHLIFLIVGGLIIGFLGSYLVELGNPKNMGVCVACFVRDISGALGLHRVAVVQYIRPEVIGFLFGSLFISLFFKEFRIRGGSSPLLRFILGFFVMIGALVFLGCPFRMVLRLANGDLNALTALFGFTFGIYLGVQALKTGFSLGKAPEQNVSNGLIMPTFMIILLIFLLTKPAFIFFSAEGPGSFAAPIAISLIAGLLVGAIGQRTRICMAGGIRDVILIKDFYMLKGYIAVFIAALLTNLALGSFNLGFANQPIAHTDHLWNFLGMALVGLASVLLGGCPLRQIILAGEGNIDSAMTVFGMMAGAAFAHNFSLAATPQGVGTNGKVAVILGFIFIGILVLAHSKSIFIRRVQDAKIGR